Proteins encoded by one window of Salmonirosea aquatica:
- a CDS encoding DNA adenine methylase: MKKENQIFRTYPGGKNGQGVFHNIINVIRPHSVYMELFAGSGAIFQYKRPALYNLINDIDPEVSVKWRGYQIDGYGYEVLQQDATEFLSRYPFQESEKYVIYLDPPYPRASRKSSRDLYRYEMTDAQHVELLQTVLSLSAPHIDFVISTYQNPIYSYYLKDWELKEFQAQTRKGPATELLYMNYENHLGYLHQYDFLGEDFTDRQRIKRKIHREIKKLYNLPATERNAIIQAVLTCRT, from the coding sequence ATGAAAAAAGAGAATCAGATTTTTAGAACCTATCCAGGCGGAAAGAACGGGCAAGGGGTATTCCACAATATTATAAATGTAATCCGCCCGCATAGTGTATATATGGAATTGTTCGCCGGAAGTGGCGCCATTTTTCAGTACAAGCGCCCAGCCTTGTACAATCTGATCAACGACATTGACCCCGAAGTTTCTGTAAAGTGGCGCGGGTACCAGATAGACGGATACGGCTATGAAGTACTCCAACAGGACGCCACCGAGTTTTTAAGCCGGTACCCCTTCCAGGAATCGGAGAAATACGTAATTTATCTTGATCCACCGTACCCGCGCGCCAGCCGGAAAAGTAGCCGGGATTTGTACCGCTACGAAATGACCGACGCCCAGCACGTCGAACTATTGCAAACTGTACTCAGCCTTTCCGCCCCCCACATTGATTTTGTCATTTCAACCTATCAAAATCCCATATACAGTTATTACCTGAAAGATTGGGAATTGAAGGAATTCCAGGCCCAAACCCGCAAAGGCCCAGCCACGGAACTTTTGTATATGAACTACGAAAATCATTTAGGGTACCTTCATCAATATGATTTCTTAGGAGAAGATTTCACCGACCGCCAGCGGATCAAAAGGAAGATTCACCGTGAAATAAAGAAGTTGTATAATCTGCCCGCTACCGAGCGGAACGCCATTATTCAGGCGGTTCTAACGTGTAGAACATAG
- a CDS encoding helix-turn-helix domain-containing protein, producing the protein MKNSNEVHFGSMLRRAFDRSDYTQEQAAEKFGVARNNFANYFKKKDLNTVVLRRACEVFGVPMTYFFGFSDALPHSGNYVAENVAGYTAKLTQCLEENTMLKKENGLLTSLVDIYRGKTPTQ; encoded by the coding sequence ATGAAAAACAGCAACGAAGTACATTTTGGCTCTATGCTTCGGCGGGCGTTTGATCGCTCGGATTACACCCAAGAACAAGCGGCGGAAAAGTTCGGGGTAGCAAGGAATAACTTCGCTAACTACTTCAAAAAGAAAGATTTAAACACGGTTGTACTGCGGCGGGCGTGTGAGGTTTTCGGGGTACCCATGACGTACTTTTTTGGTTTTTCCGATGCTTTACCCCACTCCGGAAATTATGTAGCGGAAAACGTGGCAGGCTATACCGCCAAACTCACGCAATGCCTGGAAGAAAATACTATGCTGAAAAAAGAAAACGGCCTTCTTACGTCCCTGGTGGACATTTACAGAGGGAAAACGCCCACACAATAG
- a CDS encoding rolling circle replication-associated protein, whose translation MIESIALFKPHSVVVYQSFEGGRTQENAASLENLEKGAKGDYNGYMSPATRRQVKKYLDNWLLSMTITTTGKITRNSIYPTFITLTLPAAQAHDDNDIKRNMLGYFITQLKRYHHVKNYFWRAEPQQNDNIHFHLVVDAYIHHAQVKKAWNSILDQYGYLETYRQNLREHYRAGFQINGQEAKQYIKREAEKLTRAGKKPNEKVLYWASVTQQRQRYERGQRDNFNTTQPNSTDIHKLKKLRSITAYISKYLTKANDVDSQMKEKGRDFMDRKINGRIWGCSDDLKTLTYHAETVAIEDFDMSTTNDEVKNYLDKLAQVLKAEDVIKDENFTVYRLNVENRKLMQEHAPSLHHRYQTHYNNTFLQLYGSLQTSFT comes from the coding sequence ATGATTGAAAGTATAGCCCTGTTCAAGCCGCATTCCGTGGTAGTATACCAATCCTTTGAAGGCGGACGTACCCAGGAAAACGCCGCCAGCCTGGAAAATTTGGAAAAAGGCGCAAAAGGCGACTACAACGGCTATATGTCGCCCGCCACCCGCCGACAGGTTAAAAAGTACCTGGATAATTGGTTGTTGAGTATGACCATCACCACCACCGGTAAAATAACCCGGAACAGCATTTACCCTACCTTCATCACCTTGACCCTACCCGCCGCCCAGGCGCACGACGACAACGACATAAAACGGAATATGCTAGGGTACTTCATTACGCAGCTAAAACGCTACCACCACGTAAAAAACTACTTTTGGCGCGCCGAACCCCAACAGAATGATAACATTCATTTTCATTTGGTCGTAGACGCCTACATACACCATGCCCAGGTAAAAAAAGCCTGGAATTCGATCTTAGACCAATACGGGTACCTTGAAACCTACCGGCAGAATCTGCGCGAACACTACCGCGCCGGTTTCCAGATCAACGGCCAGGAAGCCAAACAATACATAAAACGCGAAGCCGAAAAACTCACCCGCGCCGGAAAGAAGCCGAACGAAAAAGTACTGTATTGGGCCAGCGTGACCCAGCAGCGCCAGCGCTACGAACGCGGCCAGCGCGACAATTTTAACACCACCCAGCCGAATAGCACCGACATACACAAGTTGAAAAAATTGCGATCCATCACCGCTTATATTTCAAAGTACCTGACCAAAGCCAATGACGTAGATAGCCAGATGAAGGAGAAAGGCCGCGACTTTATGGATAGGAAAATTAACGGTAGAATTTGGGGCTGTTCCGATGATTTGAAAACACTTACCTACCACGCCGAAACCGTCGCCATCGAGGATTTTGATATGAGTACGACCAACGACGAAGTAAAAAATTACCTGGATAAACTAGCCCAGGTACTAAAAGCCGAGGACGTCATAAAAGATGAAAATTTCACCGTGTACCGGCTCAATGTTGAGAATCGAAAGCTGATGCAAGAACACGCCCCCAGCCTACACCACCGCTACCAAACCCACTACAACAACACGTTCTTACAATTATACGGAAGCCTACAAACGTCATTTACTTAA
- a CDS encoding lysozyme produces MGTTSQSGIDFIALEENAPLFSKPDSFLTPAYKDTNGPAIGYGCTFYEDGSKIQYGQQITKKRADQLLLYHVRLNEGYLNSYLNGKNIRLTVPQFDAVVSFVYNAGPGNFLKSQLWQQIQVNPNDLNAIEAAFKSWPYNANRRLKEAQAYGQPVFRSEVTTNIAGIGAILLALAGGYLINESRQ; encoded by the coding sequence ATGGGAACGACCTCACAAAGCGGAATTGATTTTATAGCCCTGGAAGAAAACGCGCCGTTGTTTTCCAAGCCTGACAGCTTTTTAACCCCTGCCTATAAGGACACCAACGGCCCCGCCATCGGGTACGGTTGCACCTTCTACGAGGACGGTAGTAAAATCCAGTACGGCCAGCAGATCACCAAAAAAAGGGCTGATCAACTCTTATTGTACCACGTACGACTAAACGAAGGGTACCTAAATAGCTACCTGAACGGGAAAAATATCCGCCTGACGGTTCCCCAATTTGACGCCGTGGTTTCGTTCGTGTACAACGCCGGGCCGGGCAACTTTTTGAAGTCGCAGCTATGGCAGCAAATACAGGTAAATCCCAACGACCTGAACGCCATCGAAGCCGCCTTTAAATCCTGGCCCTACAACGCCAACCGCCGATTGAAGGAAGCCCAGGCGTACGGCCAGCCGGTTTTTAGGAGTGAGGTAACAACCAACATTGCCGGAATCGGGGCGATCCTGTTAGCCCTGGCGGGCGGCTACCTCATAAACGAAAGCCGTCAATGA
- a CDS encoding right-handed parallel beta-helix repeat-containing protein, with amino-acid sequence MKKLLFLLLFPFLALGQMVPADSTVRALIQSKIPTRGARTTGYSAADVRTAMDGIIDYVNKKNPIVTPEMFGALGNGTTDDTQAWQKLLNWVALSSKGAEIYAPGKYFITSSLIQVNATVRGAGLRIRGAGREKSGFITHNLNGPLFLLDGNNDNIPNNTTYYNTYRTELSDFFIKKSANTVTGTVTGILLSSQKDFYIHDLYMPALSGDGIKITAVGFSDFGESSNGLIERCWIDGLNGKGINIVGDVSSEFVASHIIIRHNSIFYCNTGIYSELSEQVEIDNNQIIGNTNYGIVIGYDGRGVSRLITITHNELGNNNLLGSIWIQAVVTGVVEGNRFVNNLTETFGNQLTTGKADGSGPVRNLTIQRNYIVQANPNLAGHYQFFIHPGYSNNISILDNYKIVLASGGFTMIFHGSTFYAKSTKKAD; translated from the coding sequence ATGAAAAAGCTCTTATTTCTCCTTTTATTTCCCTTCCTGGCATTGGGCCAAATGGTACCCGCTGATAGCACGGTACGCGCATTGATTCAATCCAAGATACCCACGCGGGGAGCCAGGACAACCGGGTACAGTGCCGCCGACGTGCGTACGGCAATGGATGGAATCATAGATTATGTCAACAAAAAGAACCCTATTGTTACGCCGGAAATGTTCGGGGCATTGGGCAACGGCACGACGGACGACACCCAGGCATGGCAAAAACTACTCAACTGGGTTGCGCTATCCTCGAAAGGGGCGGAAATTTACGCGCCTGGAAAGTACTTCATTACGTCCTCGCTAATACAGGTCAACGCTACCGTACGCGGGGCGGGGCTTCGTATCCGGGGAGCGGGCCGCGAAAAGTCGGGATTTATTACCCACAATCTGAACGGGCCTTTGTTCCTGCTGGATGGGAATAACGATAACATCCCCAACAACACCACGTACTACAATACCTATCGAACCGAGTTGTCGGATTTTTTTATTAAAAAGTCAGCAAATACCGTAACCGGTACGGTAACGGGGATTCTCCTAAGCAGTCAGAAAGATTTTTACATTCATGATCTTTATATGCCCGCTCTCAGTGGCGACGGGATCAAAATAACCGCCGTTGGGTTCTCCGACTTTGGGGAGTCCTCAAACGGGTTAATCGAACGGTGTTGGATAGACGGCCTGAATGGGAAGGGGATCAATATAGTAGGGGACGTTTCCTCTGAATTTGTCGCGTCACATATCATCATACGCCACAATTCTATTTTTTACTGCAATACGGGAATTTACTCTGAACTCTCCGAACAAGTAGAAATAGACAATAACCAAATCATTGGAAACACGAACTACGGTATTGTAATCGGGTACGATGGCCGGGGCGTTTCCCGGCTCATTACCATTACACACAATGAGTTAGGGAATAACAATCTACTGGGTTCTATTTGGATTCAGGCGGTTGTAACGGGTGTTGTAGAAGGGAATCGGTTTGTTAACAACCTTACGGAAACGTTTGGCAATCAGCTTACGACAGGCAAAGCGGACGGGAGCGGCCCGGTACGAAACCTTACCATACAGCGGAATTACATCGTACAAGCCAATCCCAACTTAGCCGGACATTATCAGTTTTTTATTCATCCCGGATACAGTAATAATATTTCGATCCTGGACAACTACAAAATAGTACTTGCAAGCGGGGGCTTTACAATGATATTTCACGGATCAACATTTTACGCGAAATCGACGAAGAAAGCGGATTGA
- a CDS encoding N-acetylmuramoyl-L-alanine amidase, producing MAKVILTAGHAVVNGIGTGAKVPGFDEAIEAVILRNAIATRLIERGVNVYVDQNDTTNAETWSKIKEIAHFEDVLLDLHFNAASPQATGTEVFYKTSRFLQPQPTAAKLSASVADALRIKDRGAKNESQSQHNRLGVLHLNPERSFLLETCFITNPGDVREYRYYFSDVVHNVTEFLAEESTRKA from the coding sequence ATGGCAAAAGTAATTCTAACCGCAGGCCACGCCGTAGTTAACGGCATAGGTACCGGGGCCAAAGTGCCAGGGTTTGACGAAGCCATCGAAGCCGTAATACTTCGTAATGCCATCGCTACGCGGTTGATTGAACGGGGCGTCAACGTGTACGTCGACCAGAACGACACCACCAACGCCGAAACGTGGAGCAAAATCAAGGAAATCGCTCACTTTGAAGATGTTCTTTTGGATTTGCATTTTAACGCCGCCAGCCCCCAGGCCACCGGCACCGAGGTATTTTATAAAACCTCACGCTTTTTGCAGCCCCAACCGACCGCCGCCAAACTGAGCGCCAGCGTTGCCGATGCCCTACGGATAAAAGACAGGGGAGCCAAGAACGAAAGCCAGAGCCAACACAACCGTTTAGGCGTGTTGCATCTGAACCCGGAACGTAGCTTTTTGCTGGAAACGTGCTTTATCACGAACCCCGGCGACGTCCGAGAATACCGGTACTATTTTTCCGATGTAGTGCATAATGTTACTGAATTTCTGGCCGAAGAAAGCACCCGCAAAGCATGA
- a CDS encoding DUF1353 domain-containing protein, with amino-acid sequence MTRFPRIVVQKVYGEKSDWWALSDPAVIPHPQGEYTIPKGYRTDFISAPWLLYPIIHPHGAGSNEAIPHDYEHENGLFRDQLGDRHARHLSNFMLAVRMVQGKAPIWKVFAMLIYTTLFSSITWNRNNRKK; translated from the coding sequence ATGACACGCTTTCCCAGGATCGTAGTTCAAAAGGTGTACGGCGAAAAATCGGATTGGTGGGCACTCAGCGACCCCGCCGTAATCCCACACCCGCAAGGGGAATACACGATTCCGAAAGGCTACCGAACCGATTTTATTAGTGCGCCCTGGCTCTTGTACCCGATCATTCACCCGCACGGAGCCGGATCAAACGAAGCCATACCACACGACTACGAACACGAAAACGGCCTGTTTCGGGATCAATTAGGCGACCGCCACGCCCGGCATTTATCCAACTTCATGTTAGCCGTGAGAATGGTTCAGGGAAAGGCCCCGATTTGGAAAGTATTCGCCATGCTGATTTATACAACGCTGTTCAGTTCAATTACCTGGAATCGTAATAACCGTAAAAAATGA